Proteins co-encoded in one Novosphingobium sp. TH158 genomic window:
- a CDS encoding prepilin peptidase, translating to MRSEILSYGLIGALAIALLVAAFTDIKRRQIDNWLNAAVALAAPLYWWASGLSLWPGVGIQLGLALATFVLTAGLFAMRMMGGGDVKLLTALALWVLPSHFLFLVIVMALLGGVLTIMIAAWRMALRKQGKAAIPYGIAIASAGLLTLVDKSLPMLAAHPAG from the coding sequence TTGCGCAGCGAAATCCTTTCCTATGGGCTGATTGGCGCCTTGGCAATCGCGCTGCTGGTTGCTGCCTTCACCGACATCAAGCGCCGCCAGATCGATAACTGGCTGAACGCCGCAGTGGCCCTTGCTGCCCCGCTCTACTGGTGGGCAAGCGGGCTTTCGCTGTGGCCGGGCGTAGGCATCCAGCTGGGCCTGGCACTGGCTACGTTCGTTCTCACTGCCGGCCTCTTCGCCATGCGGATGATGGGCGGCGGCGATGTCAAGCTGCTGACCGCGCTGGCCCTCTGGGTGCTGCCTTCGCACTTCCTGTTCCTCGTGATCGTCATGGCGCTGCTCGGCGGCGTGCTGACCATCATGATCGCCGCCTGGCGGATGGCCCTGCGCAAGCAGGGCAAGGCCGCCATCCCTTACGGCATCGCGATTGCGAGCGCCGGCCTGCTCACCCTCGTGGACAAGAGCCTGCCGATGCTGGCGGCGCATCCGGCAGGGTGA
- a CDS encoding alpha/beta hydrolase, which yields MSEASRQPFDGRTIPAGATESRWIAPDGHAIRRIDWPAPQPCRGSILFLPGRGDFYEKYLEALAYWNSRGWRVTSADWRGQAGSGRLGSDAVTGHVGDFVQWVDDLAALWEDWKASTPGPHVLAAHSMGGHIVLRALVERRVDPDAMVLSAPMLGFHTYGLPLPVLHVAARLMCALGDRRRPAWKWSEKPGQVPEGRDVLLTHDARRYEDEMVWREQRPELVMGPGSWGWVERAYASARLMFAAGRLEAVGTPVFIVATSEDKLVSADAIRLAARRLPACEMLMFGKEARHEILREADGVRDRALAAIDDFLDRKAPKRN from the coding sequence GTGAGCGAAGCATCCCGGCAACCATTCGACGGACGCACAATCCCCGCCGGAGCCACGGAATCCCGCTGGATTGCGCCAGATGGCCACGCGATCCGCCGGATCGACTGGCCGGCACCGCAGCCGTGCCGGGGCTCGATCCTCTTCCTGCCTGGCCGTGGCGACTTTTACGAGAAGTACCTTGAGGCCCTGGCCTACTGGAATTCCCGTGGCTGGCGGGTAACCAGTGCGGACTGGCGCGGGCAGGCCGGTTCGGGCCGGCTCGGTTCCGATGCCGTGACCGGCCACGTCGGCGATTTCGTTCAGTGGGTGGATGACCTTGCCGCCCTGTGGGAGGACTGGAAAGCCTCCACGCCCGGTCCGCACGTGCTCGCCGCGCATTCGATGGGCGGGCATATCGTGCTGCGCGCGCTGGTGGAACGAAGGGTCGATCCCGATGCCATGGTGCTTTCTGCCCCGATGCTGGGCTTCCACACCTATGGCTTGCCTTTGCCCGTGCTTCACGTCGCCGCGCGCTTGATGTGCGCGCTGGGCGATCGCCGCCGGCCTGCATGGAAGTGGAGCGAGAAGCCGGGACAGGTACCGGAAGGGCGGGACGTGCTGCTCACCCACGATGCCCGCCGCTATGAGGATGAGATGGTCTGGCGCGAACAGCGCCCCGAACTGGTGATGGGGCCGGGCTCATGGGGCTGGGTCGAGCGGGCCTATGCCTCTGCCCGCCTGATGTTCGCAGCCGGCCGGCTTGAAGCGGTCGGGACCCCGGTGTTCATCGTCGCCACTTCGGAGGACAAGCTCGTCAGCGCCGATGCCATCCGCCTCGCCGCCCGGCGGCTTCCCGCCTGCGAAATGCTGATGTTCGGCAAGGAGGCCCGCCACGAAATCCTGCGCGAGGCAGATGGCGTGCGAGACCGCGCGCTTGCGGCCATCGACGATTTCCTTGACCGCAAGGCCCCGAAGCGGAACTAG
- a CDS encoding FAD-binding oxidoreductase produces MIPRFDIAIVGAGMAGASLAAALADSGSRIVLIEAEGQPGYHATGRSAAFWTESYGGPGVYPLTAASGDALRSGGYLHERGALTIARKGAEARLDTFADEFAGLGVAVERLDRAGLEARLPGLLPEWSVGALEPDCSDIDVARLHQDYLAATRRAGAELWTRARLANAAPDGDGWLVACEDGRELRAGLLVNAAGAWADGVAQLAGVGPLGFTPFRRTIAQLRTAPEPPVDLPLVLDLDEKFYFKPEAGRLWLSPHDEVPSAPCDAAPEELAVAEAIERMQNVVNWNVERVEHKWAGLRTFAPDRLPVYGFDKQQPRFFWFAGQGGFGIQTAPAAAALAASLITGSGNSPVDPQPYSPGRFR; encoded by the coding sequence ATGATTCCCCGGTTCGATATTGCCATTGTCGGCGCCGGAATGGCCGGTGCAAGCCTTGCCGCCGCGCTGGCGGACAGCGGCAGCCGCATTGTGCTGATCGAGGCCGAGGGCCAGCCGGGCTATCACGCCACCGGCCGTTCGGCCGCGTTCTGGACCGAGAGCTATGGCGGCCCAGGGGTCTACCCGCTGACTGCGGCCTCCGGCGATGCCCTGCGCTCGGGCGGTTACCTACATGAGCGCGGGGCGCTGACCATTGCCCGCAAGGGTGCCGAAGCGCGGCTCGATACCTTCGCCGACGAATTCGCGGGGCTTGGAGTAGCCGTCGAGCGGCTCGATCGGGCCGGACTTGAGGCGCGCTTGCCCGGCCTCTTGCCCGAATGGTCGGTCGGCGCGCTTGAGCCCGATTGCAGCGATATCGACGTGGCCCGCCTGCACCAGGATTACCTGGCGGCCACCCGCCGCGCGGGGGCCGAACTGTGGACGCGGGCCCGGCTGGCAAATGCCGCGCCGGATGGCGATGGCTGGCTTGTGGCCTGCGAGGACGGCCGCGAGTTGCGTGCCGGCCTGCTGGTCAACGCAGCGGGGGCCTGGGCCGATGGCGTGGCGCAACTGGCGGGTGTTGGCCCGCTGGGCTTCACCCCGTTCCGCCGGACCATCGCACAGCTGCGTACCGCACCCGAACCGCCGGTTGACCTGCCCCTGGTGCTGGACCTTGACGAGAAGTTCTATTTCAAGCCCGAGGCTGGCCGTCTTTGGCTCTCTCCGCATGACGAAGTGCCCAGCGCCCCTTGCGATGCTGCGCCGGAGGAGCTGGCGGTTGCCGAAGCGATCGAGCGGATGCAAAACGTTGTAAACTGGAATGTGGAACGGGTGGAGCACAAGTGGGCCGGGCTGCGCACTTTCGCGCCCGATCGCCTGCCGGTCTATGGCTTCGACAAGCAGCAGCCGCGCTTCTTCTGGTTCGCAGGACAGGGCGGTTTCGGCATCCAGACGGCCCCGGCGGCGGCTGCGCTGGCGGCTTCCCTGATCACCGGGAGCGGCAACAGTCCGGTTGACCCCCAGCCTTATTCGCCGGGAAGATTCCGCTAG
- the cpaB gene encoding Flp pilus assembly protein CpaB: protein MDKKKLLLLVGALVIAIGTALAARSLFAGASAPKAEAAQQAVPQGPKVLVAQRALPVGTIITADSISFQLWPKDMVQDAYFVEGEADMAKLLGTVVRYPVTAGQPVTQGALVKPGDRGFLAAALGPGMRAITINVSARTGVAGFIFPGDHIDLMLTQTVRGDGGEGQALKATETILKNLRVLATDQATDSEVVDGKTVVREFRTVTLEVTPKIAEKIAVAETIGTLSLALRSIADNQAELERLVASGAVKVPTGASKEEEERILTAAMNRPDESKGSFSTGGDVSRFQRSSMPTSRADMAKQIVTAAVNAAGPRNAAAGNPFVKVGPVVRVTRGKVTTEEEVGK from the coding sequence ATGGACAAGAAGAAACTCCTGCTGCTGGTTGGCGCACTGGTCATCGCGATCGGTACGGCGCTGGCCGCCCGTAGCCTGTTCGCCGGCGCATCCGCGCCCAAGGCGGAAGCCGCCCAGCAGGCGGTGCCGCAAGGCCCCAAGGTGCTCGTCGCCCAGCGGGCGCTGCCGGTCGGCACGATCATCACGGCCGATTCGATCAGCTTCCAGCTGTGGCCCAAGGACATGGTCCAGGATGCCTATTTCGTCGAAGGCGAGGCGGACATGGCCAAGCTGCTCGGCACGGTGGTGCGTTATCCGGTCACGGCCGGCCAGCCGGTCACCCAGGGCGCTCTGGTCAAGCCGGGCGACCGCGGCTTCCTCGCTGCGGCTCTCGGGCCGGGCATGCGCGCCATCACGATCAACGTTTCGGCCCGTACTGGCGTTGCCGGCTTCATCTTCCCGGGCGACCACATCGACCTGATGCTCACCCAGACGGTGCGCGGCGATGGCGGTGAAGGCCAGGCGCTGAAGGCCACCGAAACGATCCTCAAGAACCTGCGCGTGCTCGCCACCGACCAGGCCACCGACAGCGAAGTTGTCGACGGCAAGACCGTGGTTCGTGAATTCCGCACCGTCACGCTCGAAGTGACGCCCAAGATCGCCGAAAAGATCGCCGTTGCCGAAACCATCGGCACGCTGAGCCTGGCGCTGCGCTCGATCGCCGACAACCAGGCCGAGCTGGAACGCCTCGTCGCCAGCGGCGCGGTCAAGGTGCCCACCGGCGCCAGCAAGGAAGAGGAAGAACGCATCCTCACCGCCGCGATGAACCGCCCCGACGAAAGCAAGGGTTCGTTCTCGACCGGTGGCGACGTCTCGCGCTTCCAGCGTTCGTCGATGCCGACCAGCCGCGCCGACATGGCCAAGCAGATCGTCACCGCCGCAGTCAACGCTGCCGGACCGCGCAATGCGGCTGCAGGCAACCCCTTCGTCAAGGTCGGCCCGGTTGTCCGTGTCACCCGCGGCAAGGTGACCACCGAAGAAGAGGTCGGGAAGTAA
- a CDS encoding DUF1508 domain-containing protein, with amino-acid sequence MAHRFEIRKNKAGEFVAYFCYNNETMFWTEGYASKASAQNAIESMKKNGPGAPVEDKS; translated from the coding sequence ATGGCTCACCGCTTCGAAATCCGCAAGAACAAGGCCGGCGAGTTCGTCGCCTACTTCTGCTACAACAATGAAACGATGTTCTGGACCGAAGGCTATGCCAGCAAGGCCAGCGCGCAGAACGCAATCGAATCCATGAAGAAGAACGGCCCCGGCGCTCCGGTCGAAGACAAGAGCTGA